A single Heterodontus francisci isolate sHetFra1 chromosome 11, sHetFra1.hap1, whole genome shotgun sequence DNA region contains:
- the LOC137374889 gene encoding vomeronasal type-2 receptor 1-like → MQGMIFAINEINKDPALLPNNTLGYAIYDTCYNIPTAIEDAFAIVSGQQKFTPNYRCELNSSLAAVIGASTSTISIAMATILGIYHFPQISYFSSIPRLSNKEEFPSFFRTMPSDMFQSKVFVLLVKRFGWKWVGILADDIDYGIQAAQMFREEVESLGVCIAFSETIPTDNSREKYLQLVDIIRMSSAKIIVAFSCDTNIVPLLEEIVRQNITDRTWLASEGWSTSGPLFIIKKEHTKYWTGTMGLTLPLCDIEGLQEFLFQMHPFKAVHDIFISELWEEVFGCSWSAGIQEENKLKSNMSHSAPKEICTGMEDMKAANHSYTDDSNFRVSCNVNNAVYAVAYALHDLQSCENGRGPFENGTCANTHDFEPWQLLHYMKKVRFLDQSGNVRYFDKNGDVSAIYDIINWQVTSDGIIKFVKVGRYDARAPPGHELTIRDQDLIWNAGELEVPRSVCSENCHPGTRKRVQQGQPICCFDCIPCADGEISNGTECFQCPEDYWSNKKKDKCVLKEVEFLSFEEPLGSVLTFFSILGITISVAIIVIFIKFMNTPIVRANNCELSFLLLFSLTLCFLTSLTFIGKPSVKFCVLRQIGFGISFSLCLSCILVKNIVVVLAFTMTMPNQNVLKRFRPMHHRMIVVATTLIQIGICIGFLLSLPLSVEKNTMAVVGKIILECSKGSEQALFGNLGYVGFLAVLCFVLAFLARKLPNNFNEAKFVTFSLLIFFAVWISFLPAYFSSKGKYLVVIEIFAILSSSFGLLACIFFPKCYVVLLRPELNTKQCLMGRVPLSAKSTNKT, encoded by the exons ATGCAAGGAATGATCTTCGCAATTAATGAGATAAATAAAGATCCAGCGCTATTACCAAACAATACTTTGGGTTATGCCATCTACGATACTTGCTATAATATTCCTACAGCTATAGAGGATGCATTTGCTATAGTATCTGGACAGCAGAAGTTCACACCAAATTACCGATGCGAGTTAAATTCTTCCTTGGCTGCTGTAATAGGCGCCTCGACTTCAACAATCTCAATAGCAATGGCAACAATACTTGGGATCTATCATTTTCCTCAG ATTAGTTACTTTTCATCTATCCCCCGTCTCAGCAATAAAGAAGAATTTCCATCCTTTTTTCGCACTATGCCAAGTGATATGTTTCAGTCCAAGGTCTTTGTCCTTCTGGTGAAACGCTTTGGTTGGAAGTGGGTGGGAATATTAGCAGATGATATTGACTATGGCATACAAGCAGCTCAGATGTTTAGAGAAGAAGTAGAAAGCCTCGGAGTGTGTATTGCCTTTTCTGAGACAATTCCAACAGACAATTCTAGAGAAAAGTATCTTCAGCTTGTTGACATCATAAGAATGTCATCTGCAAAGATTATAGTTGCTTTTTCTTGTGACACTAATATAGTTCCTTTGCTTGAAGAGATTGTTAGGCAAAATATAACTGACAGAACATGGCTAGCAAGTGAAGGTTGGAGTACATCGGGTCCACTATTTATTATAAAAAAAGAACACACTAAATACTGGACAGGAACAATGGGGCTTACACTCCCTTTATGTGACATTGAAGGACTGCAggaatttctctttcagatgcaTCCATTTAAAGCTGTTCATGATATTTTTATATCTGAACTCTGGGAAGAAGTATTCGGTTGTTCGTGGTCAGCTGGAATACAGGAAGAAAATAAACTTAAATCAAACATGAGTCATTCTGCCCCAAAGGAAATCTGCACGGGGATGGAAGATATGAAGGCAGCTAATCACTCCTACACAGATGACAGTAACTTCCGAGTCTCATGCAATGTGAACAATGCAGTATATGCAGTCGCTTATGCCCTGCATGATTTGCAGTCCTGTGAAAATGGAAGAGGGCCTTTTGAAAATGGAACCTGTGCAAATACACATGATTTTGAACCTTGGCAG CTTCTACATTACATGAAAAAAGTCAGGTTCCTTGACCAATCAGGAAATGTACGATATTTTGATAAAAATGGTGATGTTTCAGCCATATATGACATAATAAACTGGCAAGTAACTTCTGATGGCATAATTAAATTTGTGAAAGTAGGACGTTATGATGCGAGAGCACCTCCAGGACATGAACTTACCATTAGGGACCAGGATCTCATTTGGAATGCTGGTGAATTAGAG GTTCCTCGTTCTGTATGCAGTGAAAACTGCCACCCAGGAACTCGGAAAAGAGTTCAACAAGGACAACCAATCTGCTGCTTTGATTGCATTCCTTGTGCTGATGGAGAGATATCAAATGGCACAG AATGTTTTCAGTGTCCTGAGGATTACTGGTCGAATAAAAAGAAGGATAAGTGTGTACTAAAGGAGGTGGAATTCCTATCTTTTGAGGAACCATTGGGGAGTGTTTTAACATTTTTTTCGATATTAGGGATTACTATCTCTGTAGCTATTATTGTGATATTTATAAAGTTCATGAATACACCCATTGTACGAGCTAATAACTGTGAACTTAgtttcctgctgctattttctctAACATTGTGTTTCCTGACTTCTCTTACATTTATTGGTAAGCCTTCAGTCAAATTTTGTGTCCTCCGTCAAATAGGATTTGGCATTAGCTTTTCCTTGTGCCTCTCATGCATCCTTGTTAAAAATATAGTGGTAGTACTGGCTTTTACAATGACAATGCCCAACCAAAATGTGTTAAAACGCTTTAGGCCCATGCATCACCGTATGATTGTTGTAGCCACAACACTCATTCAGATAGGTATCTGTATTGGTTTTCTGTTGTCATTACCCCTTTCTGTGGAGAAAAACACAATGGCTGTAGTTGGAAAAATTATTCTAGAGTGCAGCAAAGGATCGGAACAAGCTTTATTTGGTAACTTGGGATATGTTGGGTTCTTAGCTGTTCTCTGTTTTGTTTTGGCATTTCTGGCCCGAAAATTGCCTAACAATTTCAATGAAGCGAAATTTGTCACTTTTAGCCTACTTATCTTTTTTGCTGTATGGATATCCTTCCTACCAGCTTACTTCAGTAGTAAAGGAAAATATTTAGTTGTAATAGAAATATTTGCTATCCTGTCCTCGAGCTTTGGCCTTCTTGCTTGCATTTTCTTTCCTAAATGTTATGTTGTTTTACTGAGGCCTGAATTGAATACAAAACAATGTCTGATGGGTCGTGTGCCTCTATCAGCAAAATCCACCAATAAAACTTAA